In Agromyces archimandritae, one genomic interval encodes:
- a CDS encoding DMT family transporter, giving the protein MSRRTPHLPVWLALVVAAGCGALMALQARINGELGERMHDGFAAAVVSFGVGLVILAVCLAASRRGRRGFAGVARALREGRLSWWMLGGGAAGAYLVLTQGLVAASLGVALFTVAIVAGQTVSGLVIDRIGLGPSGRHPLTLTRVLGAAVALAAVVWSVSGQFAAGTAWWTVALPLLAGLGMGWQQAVNGRVRLAADSALTATFVNFAVGTAALVVATIVHAAIVGPPAPPPAEPWLYLGGAIGCVFIALTAVLVRSTGVLLLGLATIAGQLLGALVLDLAAPLPGEGLEPATIAGTILALAAVAIGSWAPRRARA; this is encoded by the coding sequence ATGAGCAGAAGGACACCCCACCTCCCGGTCTGGCTCGCCCTCGTCGTCGCCGCCGGCTGCGGCGCGCTGATGGCGCTGCAGGCCCGCATCAACGGCGAACTCGGCGAGCGCATGCACGACGGCTTCGCCGCGGCCGTCGTCTCCTTCGGCGTCGGCCTCGTCATCCTCGCGGTCTGCCTCGCGGCCTCCCGTCGCGGGCGCCGAGGGTTCGCCGGAGTCGCCCGCGCCCTGCGCGAGGGCCGGCTCAGCTGGTGGATGCTGGGCGGCGGCGCCGCAGGCGCCTACCTCGTGCTCACACAGGGGCTCGTGGCAGCCTCGCTCGGCGTCGCGCTGTTCACGGTCGCGATCGTCGCCGGGCAGACCGTCTCGGGGCTCGTGATCGATCGGATCGGGCTCGGGCCGAGCGGCCGGCATCCGCTCACCCTCACGCGCGTGCTCGGTGCGGCCGTCGCCCTCGCGGCCGTCGTGTGGTCGGTATCGGGGCAGTTCGCCGCGGGCACCGCCTGGTGGACGGTGGCGCTGCCGCTGCTCGCGGGCCTCGGCATGGGCTGGCAGCAGGCCGTGAACGGCCGCGTCCGCCTCGCCGCCGACAGCGCGCTGACGGCGACCTTCGTGAACTTCGCCGTCGGAACCGCGGCGCTCGTCGTCGCGACGATCGTGCATGCGGCGATCGTCGGCCCGCCGGCGCCGCCGCCTGCGGAACCGTGGCTCTATCTCGGCGGTGCGATCGGCTGCGTGTTCATCGCGCTCACCGCAGTGCTCGTCCGCTCGACGGGCGTGCTGCTGCTCGGTCTGGCCACGATCGCCGGCCAGCTGCTCGGCGCGCTCGTGCTCGACCTCGCGGCGCCGTTGCCCGGCGAGGGCCTCGAACCGGCCACGATCGCCGGAACGATCCTCGCCCTCGCGGCCGTCGCGATCGGCTCATGGGCACCCCGGCGCGCCCGGGCGTGA
- the msrB gene encoding peptide-methionine (R)-S-oxide reductase MsrB, translated as MAYEVSKSEEQWREELGSEQYSVLREAATERPWTGELLDEERAGVYTCAACGAELFKSGTKFDSGCGWPSFYESVRPEAVELIEDTSLGMVRTEVRCARCGSHLGHVFPDGFGTPTGDRYCMNSVSLGFTPEA; from the coding sequence ATGGCCTACGAGGTATCGAAGTCCGAGGAGCAGTGGCGCGAGGAACTCGGGTCCGAGCAGTACTCGGTGCTCCGCGAGGCCGCGACCGAGCGCCCCTGGACGGGCGAGCTCCTCGACGAGGAGCGAGCCGGCGTCTACACCTGCGCGGCCTGCGGCGCAGAGCTCTTCAAGAGCGGCACGAAGTTCGATTCGGGATGCGGGTGGCCGAGCTTCTACGAGTCGGTGCGCCCCGAAGCGGTCGAACTGATCGAAGACACCTCGCTCGGCATGGTGCGCACCGAGGTGCGCTGCGCCCGTTGCGGATCGCACCTCGGGCACGTCTTCCCCGACGGGTTCGGCACGCCGACCGGCGACCGCTACTGCATGAACTCGGTCTCGCTCGGGTTCACGCCCGAGGCCTGA
- a CDS encoding DUF3263 domain-containing protein has product MDDLDDRSARILEFERRAWQHPGVKDEAIRDEFGLSSARYYQVLGALLDEPAALRHDPILIHRLQRMRDDRRAARDRRTLQIGRPLV; this is encoded by the coding sequence ATGGACGACCTGGATGACCGCTCCGCGCGCATCCTCGAGTTCGAGCGTCGCGCCTGGCAGCATCCGGGCGTCAAGGACGAGGCGATCCGAGACGAATTCGGGCTCTCCTCCGCACGGTACTACCAGGTGCTCGGCGCCCTGCTCGACGAGCCGGCCGCGCTCCGCCACGACCCCATCCTCATCCACCGGCTGCAGCGCATGCGCGACGACCGTCGCGCCGCGCGCGACCGCCGAACGCTCCAGATCGGCCGCCCGCTCGTCTGA
- a CDS encoding LytR C-terminal domain-containing protein, producing MAEPEFPRDRFDSVPRGIERVGAHRAPVRRRGWVGFVWAAAATVVLAGAGIVAVMMFNDRLDIAEPSAASTGSPSPTVEPTIDAAVPVIVLNGTETAGLAAQAAEVLGGSGITIASTANADESDIAETVVYYVRPELEGAARGVAGLLPESEVKHAESFAEMGAEIVVVLGGDYATAVGG from the coding sequence ATGGCCGAACCAGAGTTCCCCCGCGATCGATTCGATTCCGTCCCGCGCGGCATCGAGCGGGTCGGCGCGCACCGCGCGCCGGTCCGGCGCCGCGGCTGGGTCGGGTTCGTCTGGGCGGCTGCGGCGACCGTCGTGCTCGCCGGTGCCGGCATCGTCGCGGTCATGATGTTCAACGACCGGCTCGACATCGCCGAACCCTCGGCGGCGAGCACCGGCTCCCCCTCGCCCACGGTCGAGCCCACGATCGACGCGGCCGTGCCCGTCATCGTCCTGAACGGCACCGAGACCGCCGGACTCGCGGCCCAGGCCGCCGAGGTGCTCGGCGGCTCGGGCATCACGATCGCCTCGACGGCCAACGCCGACGAAAGCGACATCGCCGAGACCGTCGTCTACTACGTCCGCCCCGAGCTGGAGGGGGCCGCTCGCGGTGTCGCGGGGCTGCTGCCGGAGTCCGAGGTGAAGCACGCGGAGTCGTTCGCCGAGATGGGCGCCGAGATCGTCGTGGTGCTCGGCGGAGACTACGCGACCGCCGTCGGAGGCTGA
- a CDS encoding cold-shock protein, with translation MANGTVKWFNAEKGYGFITVDGGGQDVFVHYSAIDMAGYKVLEEGQQVVFEVGSGSKGPQAESVRPA, from the coding sequence ATGGCGAACGGAACCGTCAAATGGTTCAACGCTGAAAAGGGATACGGATTCATCACCGTCGACGGCGGGGGTCAGGACGTCTTCGTCCACTACTCCGCAATCGACATGGCGGGGTACAAGGTGCTCGAGGAGGGCCAGCAGGTCGTCTTCGAGGTCGGCTCCGGCTCGAAGGGGCCGCAGGCCGAGTCGGTCCGTCCGGCTTAG
- a CDS encoding DUF3048 domain-containing protein, with amino-acid sequence MGIRGIHRLATAAVVAASALLLAGCGPSLADLDRPVPDDPAPPVAVAVAPLTGRIVEPGSLARPSLAAKIDNHGAARPQIALNRSDIAFEELVEGGITRYLVVWHSDVPEEIGPVRSIRPMDPDIVSPFGGMIAYSGGQPQFVEMMQDAPVVNLAFDTDTSGLFHRVDDREAPHNVVLDAPAAMAANADLAPPPIQFRYGSADPLAAKRFEAAATDRIDLVFSAARYPSWGWDADAGVWLRSQEGEPDAEASGDRVRAVNVVTLRVEIDTSGEVPRTVMVGSGEAWVSSAGRTAHGTWEKKDRDGRIVLTADDGRALPLAPGNTWVELVPDNGEVAFSG; translated from the coding sequence ATGGGGATCAGGGGGATCCACCGGCTCGCCACGGCGGCCGTCGTCGCAGCCTCGGCGCTGCTGCTCGCCGGCTGCGGGCCCTCGCTCGCCGACCTGGATCGACCGGTGCCGGACGACCCGGCGCCGCCGGTGGCCGTGGCCGTCGCGCCGCTGACCGGGCGCATCGTGGAGCCCGGGAGCCTCGCGCGCCCCTCGCTCGCGGCGAAGATCGACAACCACGGCGCCGCCCGCCCGCAGATCGCCCTGAATCGCAGCGACATCGCCTTCGAGGAGCTCGTCGAGGGTGGCATCACCCGCTACCTCGTCGTCTGGCATTCGGATGTGCCGGAGGAGATCGGGCCGGTGCGTTCGATCCGGCCCATGGACCCCGACATCGTCTCGCCGTTCGGCGGCATGATCGCCTACTCGGGCGGCCAGCCGCAGTTCGTCGAGATGATGCAGGACGCCCCGGTCGTCAACCTCGCCTTCGACACCGACACGAGCGGCCTGTTCCATCGCGTCGACGACCGCGAAGCGCCCCACAACGTCGTGCTGGACGCTCCGGCCGCGATGGCGGCGAACGCCGATCTCGCGCCGCCGCCGATCCAGTTCCGGTACGGCTCGGCCGATCCGCTGGCCGCGAAACGCTTCGAGGCCGCTGCGACCGACCGCATCGACCTCGTCTTCTCGGCGGCCCGCTACCCGAGCTGGGGCTGGGACGCCGACGCCGGGGTGTGGCTGCGTTCGCAGGAGGGCGAGCCGGATGCCGAGGCGTCCGGCGACCGGGTGCGCGCCGTGAACGTCGTGACGCTCAGAGTCGAGATCGACACGAGCGGCGAGGTTCCGCGCACGGTGATGGTCGGTTCGGGAGAGGCGTGGGTGTCGTCGGCCGGCCGCACGGCCCACGGGACGTGGGAGAAGAAGGACCGCGACGGGCGGATCGTCCTCACCGCCGACGACGGCCGGGCGCTTCCGCTCGCACCCGGCAACACCTGGGTCGAGCTGGTGCCCGACAACGGCGAGGTCGCGTTCTCGGGGTGA
- the groL gene encoding chaperonin GroEL (60 kDa chaperone family; promotes refolding of misfolded polypeptides especially under stressful conditions; forms two stacked rings of heptamers to form a barrel-shaped 14mer; ends can be capped by GroES; misfolded proteins enter the barrel where they are refolded when GroES binds), whose amino-acid sequence MAKIIAFNEEARRGLERGLNTLADAVKVTLGPRGRNVVLEKKWGAPTITNDGVSIAKEIELEDPYEKIGAELVKEVAKKTDDVAGDGTTTSVVLAQALVREGLRNVAAGADPITLKRGIDKATLAVTDALLAAAKEVETKDEIAATASISAADPQIGEIIAEAIDKVGKEGVVTVEESNTFGTELELTEGMRFDKGYLSQYFVTDPERQEVVFEDPYILIANSKVSNIKDLLPIVDKVIQTGKQLVIIAEDVEGEALATLIVNKLKGIFKSVAVKAPGFGDRRKAQLQDIAILTGGQVIAEEVGLKLENATIDLLGQARKVVITKDETTIVEGAGDPEQIAGRVAQIRQEIENTDSDYDREKLQERLAKLAGGVAVIKAGAATEVELKERKHRIEDAVRNAKAAVEEGIVAGGGVALIQAGKTAFATLSLEGDEATGANIVKVAIEAPLKQIALNAGLEPGVVAAKVAELPTGQGLNAATGEYVDMLASGINDPVKVTRSALQNAASIAGLFLTTEAVVADKPEKNPAPVADPTGGMDF is encoded by the coding sequence ATGGCAAAGATCATTGCTTTCAACGAGGAGGCCCGGCGCGGCCTCGAGCGTGGCCTCAACACGCTCGCCGACGCGGTCAAGGTGACCCTCGGCCCGCGCGGTCGCAACGTCGTGCTCGAGAAGAAGTGGGGCGCGCCCACGATCACCAACGACGGCGTGTCCATCGCCAAGGAGATCGAGCTCGAGGACCCGTACGAGAAGATCGGCGCGGAGCTCGTCAAGGAGGTCGCGAAGAAGACCGACGACGTCGCCGGCGACGGCACCACCACCTCGGTCGTGCTCGCCCAGGCGCTCGTGCGCGAGGGCCTCCGCAACGTGGCCGCCGGCGCCGACCCCATCACGCTGAAGCGCGGCATCGACAAGGCGACGCTCGCCGTCACCGACGCGCTGCTGGCCGCCGCCAAGGAGGTCGAGACGAAGGACGAGATCGCCGCGACCGCGTCGATCTCCGCCGCCGACCCGCAGATCGGCGAGATCATCGCCGAGGCCATCGACAAGGTGGGCAAGGAGGGCGTCGTCACCGTCGAGGAGTCGAACACCTTCGGCACCGAGCTCGAGCTGACCGAGGGCATGCGCTTCGACAAGGGCTACCTGTCGCAGTACTTCGTCACCGACCCCGAGCGCCAGGAAGTCGTCTTCGAGGACCCGTACATCCTCATCGCGAACTCCAAGGTCTCGAACATCAAGGACCTGCTGCCGATCGTCGACAAGGTCATCCAGACCGGTAAGCAGCTCGTCATCATCGCCGAGGACGTCGAGGGCGAAGCCCTTGCGACCCTCATCGTCAACAAGCTCAAGGGCATCTTCAAGTCGGTCGCCGTCAAGGCCCCCGGCTTCGGCGACCGCCGCAAGGCCCAGCTGCAGGACATCGCGATCCTCACCGGCGGCCAGGTCATCGCCGAAGAGGTCGGCCTGAAGCTCGAGAACGCGACGATCGACCTGCTCGGCCAGGCCCGCAAGGTCGTCATCACCAAGGACGAGACCACCATCGTCGAGGGTGCCGGCGACCCCGAGCAGATCGCCGGCCGGGTCGCGCAGATCCGCCAGGAGATCGAGAACACCGACTCCGACTACGACCGCGAGAAGCTGCAGGAGCGCCTCGCCAAGCTCGCCGGCGGCGTCGCCGTCATCAAGGCGGGCGCGGCCACCGAGGTCGAGCTCAAGGAGCGCAAGCACCGCATCGAGGACGCCGTGCGCAACGCGAAGGCTGCCGTCGAAGAAGGCATCGTCGCCGGCGGCGGCGTGGCCCTCATCCAGGCCGGCAAGACGGCCTTCGCCACGCTCTCCCTCGAGGGCGACGAGGCGACCGGTGCGAACATCGTCAAGGTCGCCATCGAGGCCCCGCTCAAGCAGATCGCGCTGAACGCCGGTCTCGAGCCGGGCGTCGTGGCCGCCAAGGTCGCCGAGCTGCCGACCGGTCAGGGCCTGAACGCCGCGACCGGCGAGTACGTCGACATGCTCGCCTCCGGCATCAACGACCCGGTGAAGGTCACCCGCTCGGCGCTGCAGAACGCCGCGTCGATCGCGGGCCTCTTCCTCACCACCGAGGCCGTCGTCGCCGACAAGCCGGAGAAGAACCCGGCCCCGGTCGCCGACCCGACCGGCGGCATGGACTTCTGA
- a CDS encoding WXG100 family type VII secretion target → MTRFQVDSIEVQQASQTTRATIDRIQADVGSLMGQLNALQGSWTGQAATAFQAAVSDWRGLHQQVEQQLARLHGALGMAATQYLEAEQANARLFMR, encoded by the coding sequence ATGACGAGATTCCAGGTCGACAGCATCGAGGTGCAGCAGGCCTCCCAGACCACGCGCGCCACGATCGACCGGATCCAGGCCGACGTCGGCTCGCTCATGGGGCAGCTGAACGCCCTGCAGGGCAGCTGGACGGGTCAGGCGGCCACCGCCTTCCAGGCCGCCGTCTCGGACTGGCGGGGGCTGCATCAGCAGGTCGAGCAGCAGCTCGCCCGGCTGCACGGTGCGCTGGGCATGGCGGCCACCCAGTACCTCGAGGCCGAGCAGGCGAATGCGCGCCTGTTCATGCGGTGA
- a CDS encoding sensor histidine kinase, producing the protein MHQTLSERWNRISLRSKITGVTVLMLTLGLLVSGIGTAAMLSSWVEQQLKQKLVTIADSSLEEYFTDLDGFDGREIRQNAADDVLVVLYNPETGAPVTHNWANRPRAEWPQYPLKLTVAEVYGANANGYRVFSMPDADGEASFRAVASLVTSDNKGSVSPVIIAISARDTQQLLAAYLTIFLGFGIGVIIVGALLTRMLVTSTFTPLRDVERTAAAIAEGDFSQRLGGATPNTEVGRLNRSLNTMLNRIDRAFRDRARSIEQMRRFVGDASHELRTPLVSVRGYAELYRMGALQSSEDVAQAMDRIEKEAIRMGLLVEDLLTLARLDETKPLELTPVDLVPLARDAALDAMAGNPGRTVTVISPDLSEDVPGAAPAEVEVAETAGADETEESVAQPEKNGRSITGPLSFAGARLSRLRRRSKDSGPTPVVDAAGRGRGRNGARTGAEPAAPAPAAPADAPVTGPVRVVGGPHDAVVLAEENKIRQVITNLMGNAMRFTATESPIEIRVSVDEAAERAVLEVIDHGEGIPPQIREKIFQRFWRADTSRTRETGGTGLGLAIVSSIIAAHNGVVDVVETPGGGATFRIALPLMGSAAAPQPVAAPES; encoded by the coding sequence GGGACTGCGGCGATGCTGAGCTCCTGGGTCGAGCAGCAGCTCAAGCAGAAGCTCGTCACGATCGCCGACTCGAGCCTGGAGGAGTACTTCACCGACCTCGACGGATTCGACGGCCGCGAGATCCGGCAGAATGCCGCCGACGACGTCCTCGTCGTGCTGTACAACCCCGAGACGGGGGCGCCGGTCACGCATAACTGGGCGAATCGGCCGCGCGCCGAATGGCCGCAGTACCCGTTGAAACTCACCGTCGCCGAGGTCTACGGGGCGAACGCGAACGGGTATCGCGTCTTCTCGATGCCCGACGCCGACGGCGAGGCGAGTTTCCGGGCCGTCGCTTCGCTCGTCACGAGCGACAACAAGGGCAGCGTGTCGCCGGTCATCATCGCGATCTCGGCGCGCGACACCCAGCAGCTGCTCGCGGCGTACCTCACGATCTTCCTCGGCTTCGGGATCGGCGTCATCATCGTCGGCGCCCTGCTGACCCGGATGCTCGTCACGTCGACGTTCACGCCGTTGCGCGACGTCGAACGCACGGCCGCGGCGATCGCCGAGGGCGACTTCAGTCAGCGCCTCGGCGGGGCGACCCCGAACACCGAGGTCGGGCGGCTGAACCGCTCCCTGAACACGATGCTGAACCGCATCGACCGCGCCTTCCGCGACCGCGCGCGCAGCATCGAGCAGATGCGGCGCTTCGTCGGCGATGCCTCGCACGAGCTGCGCACCCCGCTCGTCTCGGTGCGCGGCTATGCCGAGCTGTACCGCATGGGCGCGCTGCAGAGCTCCGAAGACGTCGCGCAGGCGATGGACCGCATCGAGAAGGAGGCCATCCGTATGGGCCTGCTCGTCGAGGACCTGCTGACGCTCGCGCGCCTCGACGAGACCAAACCGCTCGAGCTCACGCCGGTGGATCTGGTGCCGCTCGCCCGCGACGCCGCCCTGGACGCGATGGCCGGCAATCCGGGCCGCACGGTGACGGTCATCAGCCCCGACCTCAGCGAGGACGTGCCCGGTGCCGCGCCGGCCGAGGTCGAGGTCGCCGAGACGGCCGGCGCCGACGAGACCGAGGAGTCCGTCGCACAGCCGGAGAAGAACGGCCGCTCGATCACCGGCCCGCTCTCGTTCGCGGGAGCCAGGCTGAGCCGCCTGCGTCGCCGCTCGAAGGACTCGGGCCCGACCCCCGTGGTGGATGCCGCAGGCCGCGGGCGCGGGCGGAACGGTGCCCGCACGGGCGCCGAGCCCGCCGCCCCGGCGCCGGCCGCGCCGGCCGACGCGCCCGTGACCGGCCCGGTCCGCGTCGTCGGCGGGCCGCACGATGCGGTCGTGCTCGCCGAAGAGAACAAGATCCGTCAGGTCATCACGAACCTCATGGGCAACGCCATGCGTTTCACCGCGACCGAGTCCCCCATCGAGATCCGCGTCTCGGTCGACGAGGCCGCCGAGCGCGCGGTGCTCGAGGTCATCGACCACGGCGAGGGGATCCCTCCGCAGATCCGGGAGAAGATCTTCCAGCGCTTCTGGCGGGCCGACACCTCCCGCACCCGCGAGACGGGCGGCACGGGCCTCGGCCTCGCGATCGTCTCCTCGATCATCGCCGCCCACAATGGCGTCGTGGATGTCGTCGAGACCCCCGGCGGCGGGGCGACGTTCCGCATCGCGCTCCCGCTCATGGGTTCGGCCGCCGCGCCGCAGCCGGTCGCCGCGCCCGAGTCCTGA